The following proteins are co-located in the Primulina tabacum isolate GXHZ01 chromosome 11, ASM2559414v2, whole genome shotgun sequence genome:
- the LOC142518908 gene encoding uncharacterized protein LOC142518908: MGHHSCCNQQKVKRGLWSPEEDEKLIRFITTHGYGCWSEVPEKAGLQRCGKSCRLRWINYLRPDIRRGRFTPEEEKLITSLHGAVGNRWAHIASHLPGRTDNEIKNYWNSWIKKKIRKPSRTSTKTKSSAEQTSQLAFEQSRQPHFLNQDMAVKSQFQENVIPLPGASFIFDIGSAFENSNENNNARMDHVFQETAGLDSESWQISHNLDQMQASDQILQPIAMFTNTTNSGLLSPLMENFILPIEVQSCGINMGGGGQMALDFLQRNEMNEWGLIDSQQCPSYVFWDQAGQLGVEEIVPCSSNMETMLSTYPACL; this comes from the exons ATGGGACACCATTCTTGCTGCAACCAGCAAAAGGTGAAGAGGGGGCTTTGGTCACCGGAGGAAGACGAAAAGCTCATAAGATTCATCACTACTCATGGCTATGGCTGCTGGAGCGAAGTCCCGGAAAAAGCAG GGCTTCAAAGATGCGGGAAGAGTTGTCGACTGAGATGGATAAATTATTTGAGACCTGATATTAGAAGGGGAAGATTTACCCCAGAAGAAGAGAAGCTAATCACCAGCCTTCATGGGGCTGTAGGGAACAG ATGGGCTCATATAGCCAGTCATTTGCCTGGAAGAACTGACAATGAGATAAAGAACTACTGGAATTCATGGATCAAAAAGAAGATAAGAAAGCCATCGAGAACGTCAACAAAAACTAAGTCTAGCGCCGAACAAACTTCCCAGCTCGCATTCGAACAAAGCAGGCAACCACACTTCTTGAATCAAGACATGGCCGTAAAATCACAATTCCAAGAAAACGTTATCCCATTACCTGGTGCCTCGTTCATCTTTGACATCGGTTCAGCATTCGAGAACTCAAACGAGAATAACAATGCTAGAATGGATCACGTTTTCCAAGAAACTGCTGGATTGGATTCGGAGTCATGGCAAATAAGCCATAACCTTGATCAAATGCAAGCCAGTGATCAAATACTCCAACCGATCGCTATGTTTACTAACACAACCAATTCGGGTCTTCTGTCACCTTTGATGGAGAACTTTATACTCCCGATTGAAGTGCAATCTTGCGGCATCAATATGGGAGGAGGAGGGCAAATGGCCCTTGATTTTTTGCAACGAAATGAAATGAATGAGTGGGGTTTGATTGACTCtcaacaatgtccaagctatgtGTTTTGGGACCAAGCAGGACAACTCGGTGTGGAGGAAATTGTCCCATGTTCATCAAACATGGAAACGATGTTGTCTACTTATCCAGCATGCCTTTaa